The Oncorhynchus mykiss isolate Arlee chromosome 8, USDA_OmykA_1.1, whole genome shotgun sequence genome includes the window gatgaccagggatgttctcttgattagtgcgtgcatttgactattttcctgtcctgctaaacattcaaaatATAAGGAGTACTTTTTGctgtcatggaaaatgtatggagtaaaaagtacaatattttcttaaggaatgtagtgaaatataaatagtaaagtacagttaccccaaaaaaactacttaagtattactttaaggtatttttacttaagtactggGACAGATGAGACAAAGATCAACTTGTACCAGAATGATGAGAAGAGTATGGAAAAGGGAAGGAACTGCTCATGATTCCAAGCATACCACCTcttctgtgaagcatggtggaggtggtgttatggtgtgggctTGTATGGCTGCCAATGGAACTGGTTCCCTTGTATTTATTGATGATGTGACTGCTGACAAGCAGCAGGATGAATTCTGAAGTGTTTAGGGTTATATTATCTGCTCAGATTCAGCCAAATGCTTCAAAACTCCTTGGACGCGCTTCATAGTGCAGAGGGACAATGACCAGAAGCGTACAGCAAAAGCAACCCAATACTTTTTAAGGAAAAGTAGTGGAATATTCTGCAATGGacaagtcaatcacctgacctgaATCTAATTGAGAATGCATTTCACTTGCTGAAGACAAAACGCTCCAAGAACAAACAGGACCTGAAGACAGCTGCAGTAAAGGCCTGGCAGAGCGTCACCGGGGAAGAAACCCAGCATCTGGTGATGTCTATGGGTTCCAGACTACAGGCAGTCATTGACTGCAAAGGATTTGCACTATCAAAATAAAGTGGCGCACTCCACGTATAAactcccagcaatttaatgggtatttaccaacgtttggGCATCACTGTGTCTTCCTGAGGgtcatgaatacttgaaccaggttatgtagacacaGTGCAATTAGTGTAATCAATGACATTACCCTGAGGAagacacagtgatgctgaaacgttggtaaataccattaaattgctgggagtttatacatggagtgtccgactttattttgatagtttattcaccgttagtcagcacctccacacaaactatttATTTCTGGGTGttcgccagctcatgttttttaatCTGCAAATGATTTGCAACCAAGTATTAAAACTCACAATTTAACTTATGATTATGTCCCAACTACTTTTGAGCCCCTAAAAATTGGGGGGGGACCACAtataaaaagtgctgtaattcctACACCGTTCACCCAACTTGGacaaaaataccctcaaattaaagctgaaaaaTGGTTTCCTTTCAAATCCATTGTAGTGGCTTACAGAGCCAAAATGATAACTTTGTCAATGTCCAAAAAtgtatggacctgactgtatgcAGTGTTATGGATTCAGCTGAAAGGACCACTGGGCAAAATCTGAGACTTACTGAACGGCTGACTCCTGCATTGTCTCACCGCCCGGATGGTGTTTGCGATCACCCGCTGGAAAACCCAACAACAAGCAGTGTCACATATCATACAGAAGTTGTATTAATGTTCTATGAAGGTTGTGGATACTACAACATACATATAGGTGACATGAACAGTTTATGAGCATCTTACACCTGTGTATACTCACCATCTTCTCAAAGTTGACCATGTTGTCTATGAATGTCTTGTTGCCCTCGTGACTAAAAGTCATGTCTGGGAACAGAATCAAAAAAGCAGTTTTAAAACAGAAGACACACTAAACTATCTCATCTTAGTTTGAaaacagccaccctagtcatagactgctctctctgctactgcatggcaagtggtaccggagcaccagctctaggtccaagaggcttctaaacagcttctacccccaagccataagactcctgaacatctgaTCAAATGGCTATTCAGACTATTTGCATTCAGTTgtgacctgttgtattcagcatttcactgtaaggttgtgacatgttgtattcagcatttcactggaagATTGTTGTattggcacatgtgactaatacaatttgatttgaaaacgtTTCCTGTTGCATACCTACTGAATGCGACCGAGCTTGGGCTTACCTTTGAGGAGGAGGGGCATGAAGGGGATGATTGGCGGCTCTATTTTGGTGACGGTCAGCCGGTATGCCCGGTGGTTCCTGGACGGGTCcttggaatacacacacacacacacacacacacacacacatcactgttcaAAAGGTCAACAACCATATTGTTAATTTAGGAGTCTTTGAAGAGCAACTCACCATCATGCTCTCAAACTCAGCATAGAACTTCTTGAACTTGCTAGGGAGTTTCTgccaacagaaagagagaggttcAGGGGCTTCCGTTTTTGATGGATTAACAGAAAAACTGCAGTTTAGTTTAACAGTATAGTAGTTGTCACCTCCCAGGTTTGGGTGAGTCGGCTGACTGCAGGGTTGCTCATACCCATGATGATGGCAAAGAACGAGTTCAGGTTTTTAAATTCCCGACAGCTGGAGAAAGCAACACCGCCAATACAATGAGATTGTGAAAAAGCATTTCAGTGCCATCAATAATCTATACGCATGAGTATCTACAGAACGAGTGGGTGTTTTATTGTTTGTGTGCACAAGACTCACTGAGCAGCGATTTTGATGAACTTCTTGAGCAGCTGAACCCGTTTGCTAAGctgaccacacagacacacctccgTCACCACCCACAGCTGCACCTGGTTGAACCTGACCACGACATCACACATTACGgtcataacatactgtaccatgtTCCATCAACCTGAACAACGTCATAGAAGTTATTTAGAAATGATTCATGTTGGATTATAATCAGACCTGCGTAGAAACAGGTCCAGGTTGGCAGTGGTTCTCCTGAAGCTCTGACGACCAAACGTGTGGTACAACAACTCATGCTACAACAGGGAAGACAAAGAAAacctacaggtgtaggatcttaatttgatcactgtcAGAATTTCCCTGTGCAGTAGGACATTCAAATTGttgtgtattcaaggtttaaaaaggcttctaaagttagcAATTTCCACTGATTTATCCTAAATAAAAAtggatcaacccctacaaaaatgtccattaattaccacacacataataattaacatttcctgttgctgcaggattattttcctgctgtgagaaactggtcaaattaagacaGAACATAATGTATGTACTATAGGATTCAGGTGTAGTGAAAGAAATAGACAGCGTGTTTATCTCATATTAGccagggtgtgagtgtgtgtgtgtgtgtgtgtatacctcgTGAACACAGCTGAAGAGTTCCCAGTCGTACAGGGTCATCTGATAGGCCAGGTCTTTAGAACTCATCAGCTCAAAACTGGACATGGACCCAGCTGAGGGCCCCTCCTGGTCTGGGAGAGGGgtctaacaaacacacactcacaacggGTTAATGTCTACACATCTCTATGATTACATGAACACAATCTAACTAGCCACAATAATTGTATTACTATAATAGATTGTTTAaaacgatttccctaataatcctgttaccatggacacatctgaaaacaTGCAGAAAATCACCAATCAAAATAATTGTTCTACCACAGCGCTATTTTTGCCTATTTGATTCTAAGTTTGGAAACATAGTTTGCATAGGAAAACAATTTCTAAGATGCATACGAGCTCAGTTGACCCGCTCAAAATCAGGGAGGCTTGTGCTACCGGTGCTGGCACATGCGCAGACACACTcgtttacatgtcctaatcatTTAAAAAGATTAGTCAGAAAACCTGGCATTTTAATCAGCGTATGGTTTCTGAACTTTAAATGTTATTAATCATTAGTTGTAATAGAGGCCTGAGGGGTGTCATAGCCGAGGGGCTACACCAGAACTTAATGGTTATGCTTGGAATGAACTGAGTGTAGGGAAAGATCACGTGGCAGGCATTGATAAGTGGAGAGATCCATGGATTAGTGATGAAGGGGGTGGAGGTCAGGTCACGCTAAGGGAGAAAGAAAAATGTATGGCCCATAACACTTAGTTTCCTGCATAGCAATAAAGATACAATGTTTGTTCAGAAGTGTAGGAGGAGATTCAGcataggagaaagggttaaatatcaatGCTTAGGTTTAGAGGGGCTACACCAGAAGTtcatggttatctgtaggaggaaggtatataggagaaagggttaaatatcagtgcttagGTTTAGAAGGGCTACACCAGAAGTtcatggttatctgtaggaggaaggtatataggagaaagggttaaatatcagtgattAGGTTTAGAAGGGCTACACCAGAAgtgaatggttatctgtaggaggaaggtatataggagaaagggttaaatatcagtggttaggtttagaagggCTACACCAGAAgtgaatggttatctgtaggaggaaggtatataggagaaagggttaaatatcagtgcttgtgtgaacaTGTCTTTGTCCAATGCAGCTGTATCGATCCTCTGGGAAGGATAAACGTgcgttggtgcgaaaagtgcaaatcaatcccaaactacagcaaaggaccttgtgaagatgctggaggaaacacatacaaaagtatctctatccacagtaaaacaagtcctatatcgacataacctgaaaggccactcagcaaggaagaagccactgctccaaaaaaggtttgcaactgcacattgggacaaaaaTGGTACTTTTGGGGAattgtcctctagtctgatgaaacaaaaatagaactgtttggccataatgaccatcgttatgtttggaggaaaaagggggggggcttgcaagccgaagaacaccatcccaaccgtgaagcacaggggtggcagcatcatgttgtgggggtgctggtgcacttcacaaaatagatggcatcatgagggaggaaaaatgatgtgtatatatcaaagcaacatcaagacatcagtcaggaagttaaagcttggtcacaaatgggtcttccaaatggacattgaccccaagcatacttccaaagttgtggcaaaatggcttaagaacaacaaagtcaaggtattggactggccatcacaaagccctgaccttaaatCTATAAataatgtgtgtgcagaactgaaaaagcacgtgtgagcaaggaggcctacaaaccaagACTcggttacacaagctctgtcaggaggaatgggccaaaatttgcccaacttattgtgggaagcttgtggaaggctacccgaaacatttgacccaagttaaacaatttaaaaagcaatactaccaaatactaattgagtgtatgtaaacttctgacccactgggaatgtgatgaaagaaataaaagctgaaataaatcattctctgctattattctgacatttcacattcttaaaataaagtggtgatcctaactgacctaaaacagggaattatttctatgattaaatgtcaggaattgtgaaaaactgagtttaaatgaatttggctaaagtgtatgtaaactttgacttcaactgtagatctaACAGACCTTACAAGATTAAGATAAACTGagtgtttacatgactattgccATACTCTTCCTACTGAAATAATCTGTTTAATATGGAATGTGTAAACATACTCACTGATCTGTCTCAAAGGCCACTCTATTGACCCATTTCTATTCCTTATTCTCTCTCACCAGAGCATTGAGCTGGTCCCGGGGACAGGCGAACATACGCCCATTGATGCTCAGAGAGGAGAATACTGACACATCATTGGGCTTCAGCATCTGCTTCTCTGTGacaggagaacacacacagaggaaaatAAAATGACAGCAATAAATACTATGTAAATGAAGTGAGATGTGATTGGCTCCTCACCGCCTGCGGAGCTGAGGTGGACCAATAGCAGGTCGTCGTTTGAGGCAAGTTTGTCGGCCACAGCGCTGGTCACCTCACTCCCTGTGGCTGCTACGGCAACCCGGATGGTGGTGTAGGTGTGGTCACTGCAGTACACCTTCAacaggactacacacacacacacacgcttttaAGAGGCTTGTGATTAAAGAACAAGTGTaggaaaataaaataatttaacgTCACAAACTGACTGTCGTCACAGTTCCTGATGGGTTGTGTCTTCACTAGTTTCTCATCTCCGTTGCTGAACTGTGTAAGGACCTTCTGCTGAGACAGACCACACAACATCAGAGGTGATCAACAACACACACCTTGACAGACACATTCACCATGCCACACTCGCCTTTTTCACTTTGGCCTCTTCTGAACTGAAGAATAGAAACAAGAGAACAAGTGAATGTTAATAATGCATGTCTTTATAATGCTTTGAGGATTATGGGGTTAAGGTCACCGTGGAGGTTAGAGGTCAGTTTTACATACTGTAGTTTGACAACCTTCTCCAAGTCAGGTACAAAGTCTTTCAGAGCTCTGAGGATCCGTGAGTCATTGGACACACTCCCATACAGCTcctacagagagaaacacacagactcaGACAACTcctcgggtgtgtgtgtgtgagtgtgtgtgtgtgtgtgtacctccagGAATATGAGTGCTGCTGGCTCCTCCTGTAAGTGATGTGTGTGTACTGCAGCCCAGCGCAGGGCCAGATTGAGGACTCGTCTCTTACAGGTCACAGCGTACTCCAACCTCTCCTGCTCCGAGCCCGGGGGAGCCACCGCATGGTAGGTACACACGGGGTTAAAGATATAACACACAACTATAACATAACTGTCACCTATGTGTAACATACTGAACTTCAAGAAGAGAAActgaagggagagaaagaaggatagGGAGAAAACAAGAGGgcagagtgggaaagagaaaaaGGATATTGTGCCATAAGTAGCTGGCAGAACTGGCTGTTAGGCATGAAGACACAGTGCATGAGGACAAAGTCATCTACCATAGGAtctgagaggagggaagggggagagaaaaaggATATTGTGCCATGAGTAGCTGGCAGAACTGGCTGTTAGGCATGAAAACACAGTGCATTAGGACAAAGTCATCTACCGCAGGATCTGAGAGGGAGAAAATTAGTGGAAGAAAGAGAATAATATTAGAAAACAGATATTCGTACATATCTACCGACCCATCATCCGATCCCATACAGTAGCAGGGCCCAGTTGTATAAAACATGTTAGGTGTATGAAACATGTATAGCAGAAAGAGTCTCTGGTTACCATGGAGAAGACCTGATTCACAGAATGGATGTCTTATCAAAGAGATCACATTTCTTTTGACATCTCAAAATAGAAGTTCTACATTCAAGACTGGAGAAATAAATAGATTCATAATATAATAAAACACTTTTCTTTGAGTTACTTTTTTCTCACCTCGTTTCTATTACTTTCTAGTACTTCAAGCTAGCTTACAGAGCAGGTAGCTTAGAGTAGGTAGCTTACAGATCAGGTAGCTTACAGAGCAGGTAGCTTAGAGTAGGTAGCTTACAGAGCAGGTAGCTTACAGAGCAGGTAGCTTAGAGTAGGTAGCTTACAGAGCAGGTAGCTTACAGAGCAGGTAGCTTAGAGTAGGTAGCTTACAGAGCAGGTAGCTTACAGGGCAGGTAGCTTCGAGTAGGTAGCTTACAGAGCAGGTAGCTTACAGGGCAGGTAGCTTCGAGTAGGTAGCTTACAGAGCAGGTAGCTTAGAGTAGGTAGCTTACAGAGCAGGTAGCTTACAGAGCAGGTAGCTTACAGAGCAGGTAGCTTACAGAGCAGGTAGCTTACATAGTAGGTAGCTTACAGAGTAGATAGCTTACAGAGCAGGTAGCTTACAGAGCAGGTAGCTTCGAGTAGGTAGCTTACAGAGCAGGTAGCTTAGAGTAGGTAGCTTACAGAGCAGGTAGCTTCGAGTAGGGAGCTTACAGAGCAGGTAGCTTACAGAGCAGGTAGCTTACAGAGCAGGTAGCTTGCTAGCCAGCTGGCTTTGTAGACATTGATTGTGCGTCTTTCATTGTTTAGCTAAGTAGCTAGCTGCTTGCTGTTTTCCTTTTGAAACCAGGGGAGAGGAAAGCAACATTCAGACACAAATTATGTTTTCATTGGCATCCATACTGAATTAAGCACTTAAGGGACCTCATAGGCACCGTTAACTTTTTCACTTAATTTAAGGGGGAAATTAGCCCCAAAATGTTTTGTGCAACTGACTTAAAGTAAAGGAAACTAAGGGAAAAGATAAGGGGAAAATTGACTTAGGATGTTTTATGCAACCAGGCCCAGGCCCTCAACCCTAGGGACTCACAATGTATCTCtaccaggttgtgtgtgtgtgcgcgcacctgGGTCAGAGTGGTGTGTATCCATCCTCATAGTCTCCAGGAAGTGGTCAAGGATCTTCTCAGGGGTTCCAGACAACACAGTGTACCTGATATTTCCCAGACTGGAGGCTCTGGGACTCTTCTCCAAGACCAGAACAGCCTGCTCATGTTCCTTCAAACGCACTGTATTTGCCTCCACGTCCTAAAGTCAAGTAAATACCAGGACATTACATTAAAGTAAGGTAAGGTAAAGTACATTTCATTAAAGTAAATTACAGTATGGTACAGTATTGCACAGTGTagtaacagaacagtacagtatacaaCTCTACCCTGAGTATCCGGTTGAAGTCTTCTTTGTCCACTCGGAGAAAGTGACAGTTGTCTTCTCTGAGGACGATGGAGGCAGCTCGAGGAGAGTCAGTCACCAACGCCAGCTTCCCAAAGTCATCCCCCTCGTGCAGGGTACACACCACACCCTGAAGAGGAACACACACGCGTCAAAACACACGGATTAGACAGCTGGAGAAATGCTAGCATGAATGAAGATTGTGACTAATCAcgtgtgagtgtgttgtgtttATTCTGAGAACCTTGAGCTAGTCATTCACTGTGATGAGCGAAGCCAGAGTTCCCCAAACTGTAGCACTAGTTCCCCTAGGGAATACAAGCCAGCTGTTGTATGTAGATGCATTCTTTTGGTCATAATATTTTTAGTTAGCGTCATCTTGTGCTACTTTCAAATCCACTGTAGGCCCATATACACATCATGTATAAACACACGTCATACCTTGCCGTAGATGACAACATTGACAGAGCCCTTCTGGATGATGTACCAGGATGTTCCCTCTTCTCCCTGGTTAAAcactggaaggagagagagcacacCTTAATGTGTGttcctaaaacacacacactgtacagcatGGTGAGATAGGGACTTACACACGGTTCCTGCTTTGGCGTGAGACTCGAAGATGAGAACACTCGCCAGCTCCCTCTTCACCTGTAAGCAAGATGGTAACAGCCAAACAAACATTAAAACAACACCTGAAAAACCTCTGAACAGTTCATCAATGTCTGTAAGCACACAAGCCAGCTAGATCTGCTAGACTAGCGGTCCCTAATTCCATTCAGTCATGGGCTGATTGTTACTTGAGCGGATGGTTGGGGGGCTGGAACATAGTTATAAATTGTACActgaaaattgaccataagaatCCCAAAAATATGTAGTATTTGACTAAAACTGAATAATTTGAAACTGTGATTACATTGGGATATGATCACATACAGGTATGCTTCTCTATTTATGCATGGGAATAACTGGGAATAGATTTCCTCAAAATCACTTTGAGCTCATTTCCTGGTGATTCTACAGTATTTTCTGTCCAAGATCGTATATGAACTCAGCAACCACAaaaaaaacgtccctttttcatgACCCTGTctttccagacctgactgccctcgaccagcacaaaaacatcctgtggcggactgcgctaacatcgaatagtccccgcgatatgcaactgttcagggaagtcaggaaccaatacacacagtcagtcaggaaagctaaagccaactccttcaggcagaagtttgcatcctgtagctccaactccaaaaagttctgggacactgtgaagtccatggagaacaagagcacctcctcccagctgcccactgcactgagactaggtaacacggtcaccaccgataaatccatgattatcgaaaacttcaacaagcatttctcaacggctggccatgccttccgcctggctactccaacctcggacaacagctcccccccccccgcagctactcgcccaagcctctccaggttctcctttacccaaatccagatagcagatgtcctgaaagagctgcaaaacctggacccgtacaaatcagctgggctggacaatctggaccctctattcctgaaactatccgccgccattgtcgcaacccctattaccagcctgttcaacctctctttcatatcgtctgagatccccaaggattggaaagctgccgcagtcatccccctcttcaaagggggcgacaccctggacccaaactgttacagacctatatccatcctgccctgcctatctaaggttttcgaaagcctagtcaacaaacaggtcactgaccatcttgaatcccaccgtaccttctccgctgtgcaatctggtttccgagccggtcacgggtgtacctcagccacgctcaaggtactaaacgatatcataaccgccatcgataaaagacagtactgtgcagccgtcttcatagaccttgccaaggctttcgactctgtcaatcaccgtattcttatcggcagactcagtagcctcggtttttcggatgactgccttgcctggttcaccaattactttgcagacagagttcagtgtgtcaaatcggagggcatgctgtccggtcctctggcagtctctatgggggtgccacagggttcaattctcgggccgactcttttctctgtatatatcaatgatgtttctcatgctgcgggcgattccctgatccacctctacgcagacgacaccattctatatacttccggcccgtccttggacactgtgctatctaacctccaaacgagcttcaatgccatacagcactccttccgtggcctccaactgctcttaaacgctagtaaaaccaaatgcatgcttttcaaccgttcgctgcctgcacccgcacgcctgaccagcatcaccaccctggatggtt containing:
- the LOC110530658 gene encoding rap guanine nucleotide exchange factor 4 isoform X1; this encodes MLLCLFCVVFRQGDIGTSWYAVLSGSLDVKVSETANHQVNQDAVTICTLGIGTAFGESILDNTPRHATIVSRETSELLRIEQREFKSLWEKYRQCMAGLLAPPYGAMETGSNNDRLKDKDSLGSDPLNLMNKILNKVPSEKLQRGGKVMRNAILSRAPHMIRDRKYHLKTYRQCCVGTELVDWLVQQSTCVHTRSHAVGMWQVLLEEGVLNHVDQELGFQDKYLFYRFLDDEEEHTPLPSEEEKRESEEELPETILFLAQMGPDALLCMILRKPPGQRTGDDLEIIYDELVHIKALSHLSNTVKRELASVLIFESHAKAGTVLFNQGEEGTSWYIIQKGSVNVVIYGKGVVCTLHEGDDFGKLALVTDSPRAASIVLREDNCHFLRVDKEDFNRILRDVEANTVRLKEHEQAVLVLEKSPRASSLGNIRYTVLSGTPEKILDHFLETMRMDTHHSDPDPAVDDFVLMHCVFMPNSQFCQLLMAHYHAVAPPGSEQERLEYAVTCKRRVLNLALRWAAVHTHHLQEEPAALIFLEELYGSVSNDSRILRALKDFVPDLEKVVKLHSEEAKVKKKVLTQFSNGDEKLVKTQPIRNCDDILLKVYCSDHTYTTIRVAVAATGSEVTSAVADKLASNDDLLLVHLSSAGEKQMLKPNDVSVFSSLSINGRMFACPRDQLNALTPLPDQEGPSAGSMSSFELMSSKDLAYQMTLYDWELFSCVHEHELLYHTFGRQSFRRTTANLDLFLRRFNQVQLWVVTEVCLCGQLSKRVQLLKKFIKIAAHCREFKNLNSFFAIIMGMSNPAVSRLTQTWEKLPSKFKKFYAEFESMMDPSRNHRAYRLTVTKIEPPIIPFMPLLLKDMTFSHEGNKTFIDNMVNFEKMRVIANTIRAVRQCRSQPFNPEVCQPNKNHAEVRGYVRKLCVIDKQRTLTTLSYRLEPRRT
- the LOC110530658 gene encoding rap guanine nucleotide exchange factor 4 isoform X4; translation: MFRQGDIGTSWYAVLSGSLDVKVSETANHQDAVTICTLGIGTAFGESILDNTPRHATIVSRETSELLRIEQREFKSLWEKYRQCMAGLLAPPYGAMETGSNNDRLKDKDSLGSDPLNLMNKILNKVPSEKLQRGGKVMRNAILSRAPHMIRDRKYHLKTYRQCCVGTELVDWLVQQSTCVHTRSHAVGMWQVLLEEGVLNHVDQELGFQDKYLFYRFLDDEEEHTPLPSEEEKRESEEELPETILFLAQMGPDALLCMILRKPPGQRTGDDLEIIYDELVHIKALSHLSNTVKRELASVLIFESHAKAGTVLFNQGEEGTSWYIIQKGSVNVVIYGKGVVCTLHEGDDFGKLALVTDSPRAASIVLREDNCHFLRVDKEDFNRILRDVEANTVRLKEHEQAVLVLEKSPRASSLGNIRYTVLSGTPEKILDHFLETMRMDTHHSDPDPAVDDFVLMHCVFMPNSQFCQLLMAHYHAVAPPGSEQERLEYAVTCKRRVLNLALRWAAVHTHHLQEEPAALIFLEELYGSVSNDSRILRALKDFVPDLEKVVKLHSEEAKVKKKVLTQFSNGDEKLVKTQPIRNCDDILLKVYCSDHTYTTIRVAVAATGSEVTSAVADKLASNDDLLLVHLSSAGEKQMLKPNDVSVFSSLSINGRMFACPRDQLNALTPLPDQEGPSAGSMSSFELMSSKDLAYQMTLYDWELFSCVHEHELLYHTFGRQSFRRTTANLDLFLRRFNQVQLWVVTEVCLCGQLSKRVQLLKKFIKIAAHCREFKNLNSFFAIIMGMSNPAVSRLTQTWEKLPSKFKKFYAEFESMMDPSRNHRAYRLTVTKIEPPIIPFMPLLLKDMTFSHEGNKTFIDNMVNFEKMRVIANTIRAVRQCRSQPFNPEVCQPNKNHAEVRGYVRKLCVIDKQRTLTTLSYRLEPRRT
- the LOC110530658 gene encoding rap guanine nucleotide exchange factor 4 isoform X5, translated to MVAIETSPNSSPLAEWVECLDKRPAERSAEDLDIILTRLKGFKAFQRFHPSLLLQICSCAFYEYLGKGITLFRQGDIGTSWYAVLSGSLDVKVSETANHQDAVTICTLGIGTAFGESILDNTPRHATIVSRETSELLRIEQREFKSLWEKYRQCMAGLLAPPYGAMETGSNNDRLKDKDSLGSDPLNLMNKILNKVPSEKLQRGGKVMRNAILSRAPHMIRDRKYHLKTYRQCCVGTELVDWLVQQSTCVHTRSHAVGMWQVLLEEGVLNHVDQELGFQDKYLFYRFLDDEEEHTPLPSEEEKRESEEELPETILFLAQMGPDALLCMILRKPPGQRTGDDLEIIYDELVHIKALSHLSNTVKRELASVLIFESHAKAGTVLFNQGEEGTSWYIIQKGSVNVVIYGKGVVCTLHEGDDFGKLALVTDSPRAASIVLREDNCHFLRVDKEDFNRILRDVEANTVRLKEHEQAVLVLEKSPRASSLGNIRYTVLSGTPEKILDHFLETMRMDTHHSDPDPMVDDFVLMHCVFMPNSQFCQLLMAHYHAVAPPGSEQERLEYAVTCKRRVLNLALRWAAVHTHHLQEEPAALIFLEELYGSVSNDSRILRALKDFVPDLEKVVKLHSEEAKVKKKVLTQFSNGDEKLVKTQPIRNCDDILLKVYCSDHTYTTIRVAVAATGSEVTSAVADKLASNDDLLLVHLSSAGEKQMLKPNDVSVFSSLSINGRMFACPRDQLNALTPLPDQEGPSAGSMSSFELMSSKDLAYQMTLYDWELFSCVHEHELLYHTFGRQSFRRTTANLDLFLRRFNQVQLWVVTEVCLCGQLSKRVQLLKKFIKIAAHCREFKNLNSFFAIIMGMSNPAVSRLTQTWEKLPSKFKKFYAEFESMMDPSRNHRAYRLTVTKIEPPIIPFMPLLLKDMTFSHEGNKTFIDNMVNFEKMRVIANTIRAVRQCRSQPFNPEVCQPNKNHAEVRGYVRKLCVIDKQRTLTTLSYRLEPRRT
- the LOC110530658 gene encoding rap guanine nucleotide exchange factor 4 isoform X3; this encodes MFRQGDIGTSWYAVLSGSLDVKVSETANHQVNQDAVTICTLGIGTAFGESILDNTPRHATIVSRETSELLRIEQREFKSLWEKYRQCMAGLLAPPYGAMETGSNNDRLKDKDSLGSDPLNLMNKILNKVPSEKLQRGGKVMRNAILSRAPHMIRDRKYHLKTYRQCCVGTELVDWLVQQSTCVHTRSHAVGMWQVLLEEGVLNHVDQELGFQDKYLFYRFLDDEEEHTPLPSEEEKRESEEELPETILFLAQMGPDALLCMILRKPPGQRTGDDLEIIYDELVHIKALSHLSNTVKRELASVLIFESHAKAGTVLFNQGEEGTSWYIIQKGSVNVVIYGKGVVCTLHEGDDFGKLALVTDSPRAASIVLREDNCHFLRVDKEDFNRILRDVEANTVRLKEHEQAVLVLEKSPRASSLGNIRYTVLSGTPEKILDHFLETMRMDTHHSDPDPAVDDFVLMHCVFMPNSQFCQLLMAHYHAVAPPGSEQERLEYAVTCKRRVLNLALRWAAVHTHHLQEEPAALIFLEELYGSVSNDSRILRALKDFVPDLEKVVKLHSEEAKVKKKVLTQFSNGDEKLVKTQPIRNCDDILLKVYCSDHTYTTIRVAVAATGSEVTSAVADKLASNDDLLLVHLSSAGEKQMLKPNDVSVFSSLSINGRMFACPRDQLNALTPLPDQEGPSAGSMSSFELMSSKDLAYQMTLYDWELFSCVHEHELLYHTFGRQSFRRTTANLDLFLRRFNQVQLWVVTEVCLCGQLSKRVQLLKKFIKIAAHCREFKNLNSFFAIIMGMSNPAVSRLTQTWEKLPSKFKKFYAEFESMMDPSRNHRAYRLTVTKIEPPIIPFMPLLLKDMTFSHEGNKTFIDNMVNFEKMRVIANTIRAVRQCRSQPFNPEVCQPNKNHAEVRGYVRKLCVIDKQRTLTTLSYRLEPRRT